Proteins from one Chroococcidiopsis sp. CCMEE 29 genomic window:
- a CDS encoding ABC-2 family transporter protein yields the protein MSSMLRTARALLSAYYAHMLEYRAELFLWALSGSLPLILMGVWTQAAQSGQFGLGPLDFARYFFTVFIIRQFTAVWVIYEFEPEVVEGRLSHRLLQPLDPAWHHVARHVSERFARLPFALALIALFFTLYPQAFWVPSLDNFLLFVMAVVLAFALRFLIQYTFALMAFWTERASAIENFWLLFYLFFSGLIAPLEMFPPSVREVVIWTPFPYLIHFPAALLIGLPEDIVRGFLVMLGWGLLFFILNRWLWRRGLKQYSGMGA from the coding sequence ATGAGTTCAATGCTTAGAACAGCTAGAGCTTTGCTTTCAGCATACTACGCGCATATGCTAGAGTATCGGGCTGAGTTATTTTTGTGGGCTTTGTCCGGGAGTTTACCGCTAATCTTGATGGGAGTGTGGACGCAGGCAGCCCAAAGCGGGCAGTTTGGCCTTGGTCCCTTGGACTTTGCTCGCTACTTTTTCACTGTTTTCATCATCCGACAGTTCACCGCTGTCTGGGTAATTTATGAGTTTGAGCCAGAGGTCGTCGAAGGGCGACTCTCCCATCGGCTGCTACAGCCGCTCGATCCAGCGTGGCACCACGTTGCAAGACATGTTTCTGAACGATTTGCCCGTTTGCCGTTTGCGTTAGCGTTGATAGCTCTATTTTTTACGCTCTATCCTCAAGCTTTTTGGGTACCGAGTCTAGATAATTTTTTACTGTTTGTAATGGCGGTGGTACTTGCCTTTGCTCTGCGGTTTCTCATCCAATATACCTTTGCACTAATGGCATTTTGGACTGAACGAGCTAGTGCAATTGAGAACTTCTGGCTTTTGTTCTATCTATTTTTTTCTGGGCTAATTGCTCCGCTAGAAATGTTCCCTCCCAGTGTGCGTGAGGTAGTAATTTGGACTCCCTTTCCCTACCTCATCCATTTTCCGGCGGCTCTTTTAATTGGGTTACCAGAGGACATCGTGCGAGGGTTTTTAGTGATGCTGGGTTGGGGTCTGCTATTTTTTATTTTGAACCGTTGGCTATGGCGGCGGGGATTGAAGCAGTATTCAGGAATGGGAGCGTAG
- a CDS encoding NB-ARC domain-containing protein, whose protein sequence is MVNLDFPSGFKEEFQVADTAVFAKKGIHLTDIQKIILKGAWQGYTYEEIADIEGYSDKYLKRDVGPRLWKILSEALGEKVSKKNFRTAIQRRLEATTSKRHRETTVVNTHHDWGEAVDVSIFYGRTPELATLGQWIVHERCRLVGLLGMGGIGKTALSVKLAKQIQDEFEYVIWRSLRNAPSVEDILAELLHFLSKGEETNLPETVNARVSKLLDFLRQHRCLVILDNAESLLQSGNSAGYYKEEYQGYSQLLGRIGETYHQSCLVLTSREKPRELALKEGEKLPVRSLQLMGLEEAEGQQLLKVNGLSGSQKECGNLIKLYRGNPLALKIVSTTIKDVFNGSISEFLKQEKAVFSAIREVLDQQFDRLSKLEKEIMYWLAIDREPVSLQALKKDIVSAVQSLELPEVLESLRRRSLIESRMGLFTQQPMVMEYMTDQLIEQVCEEITTGQISLFRSHSLLKAQAKDYVRDAQIRLILKPVIDQLLTKLESKSNVEGQLRLILSTLQERSPLQPGYTSGNILNLLCQLQIDLSSYDFSNLNVWQAYLQGVNLHQANFSHSDLTKSVFSKTFGSILSVAFSLDGKCLSAVDTTGETHLWQVANVKQLLSWKGQTDWVRAVAFSQDGQILASASFSSHDVSIYEVTTGQCLRTFQGHTSRIGSVTFSRNSLTLASGSDDGTLKLWSLSTGECLRTLQAQSNGVTSLTFSPDGQALVSGSNDGTLKLWSLSTGECLRTLQKHASGVHSLAFSPNGQVLASGSNDGTLKLWSFTTGECYKTIQEHTGGVQSIAFSPNSQLLASGSNDGTLKLWSLTTGECYKTIQEHTGGVQSIAFSPDSQLLASGSNDSCVRLWHVSTGQCLRTLRGYRNWVMSLTFSPDAQTLTSGSNGSCVRLWDTTTGQCRKILYGHTSEVHSVDFSPDGQLLASGSHDRTLKLWSVTTGQCLKTLHGHTGQVWSIAFSPDSQLLASGSNDSCVRLWHVSTGKCLKKMQEHTTQVWTVAFSPDGQTLASGSDGGIVKLWDVTTGECCQTLQGHTSGVHSVTYSPDRQTLASGSGDGSVKLWNVATGKCCQTLQGHSSCIWSVAFSPNGQILASSSDDGSVKLWNVATGKCCQTLQGHSSCVWSVAFSPDGQTLASSSQDETTKLWDLNTGTCLKTMRIDKPYEGMNITGVKGLTDAQKSNLKALGAVDYSLSTSSILDSVQPRVDFTRSIA, encoded by the coding sequence ATGGTTAATTTAGACTTTCCCTCTGGCTTTAAAGAAGAGTTTCAGGTTGCAGATACCGCAGTTTTCGCCAAGAAAGGGATACATCTAACGGATATTCAAAAAATCATACTTAAAGGTGCTTGGCAAGGCTATACCTATGAAGAGATTGCAGATATTGAAGGCTACAGTGATAAGTACTTAAAGCGAGATGTCGGACCTAGGCTATGGAAGATCCTTTCAGAGGCATTAGGAGAAAAGGTCAGTAAAAAGAATTTCCGGACAGCCATCCAAAGAAGATTAGAGGCAACCACCTCTAAGCGGCATCGGGAAACGACAGTCGTCAATACACATCATGACTGGGGTGAAGCAGTTGATGTGTCAATTTTCTACGGACGCACACCAGAACTGGCGACGCTGGGGCAATGGATCGTGCATGAGCGCTGCCGCTTGGTAGGGCTGCTAGGCATGGGAGGGATTGGTAAAACTGCTCTGTCTGTCAAGTTAGCCAAGCAGATTCAAGATGAATTTGAGTACGTTATTTGGCGATCGCTGCGTAATGCCCCATCGGTTGAAGACATCTTGGCGGAGCTACTCCACTTTCTATCCAAGGGTGAGGAAACGAATTTACCAGAAACAGTCAATGCCAGAGTATCAAAACTGCTTGATTTTTTACGTCAGCATCGCTGTCTAGTGATCCTGGATAATGCTGAATCGCTTCTACAAAGTGGCAATAGCGCTGGTTACTACAAAGAAGAATATCAAGGGTATAGTCAGCTACTAGGGCGAATAGGGGAAACATACCATCAAAGTTGTTTAGTGCTGACGAGTCGGGAAAAACCCAGAGAATTGGCATTAAAGGAAGGAGAGAAACTACCTGTTCGCTCATTACAATTAATGGGATTGGAAGAGGCAGAAGGGCAACAGCTCCTTAAAGTCAACGGTCTTTCGGGATCGCAGAAGGAATGTGGGAATCTAATTAAGCTCTATAGAGGCAATCCCCTAGCGTTAAAGATAGTTTCTACAACGATTAAAGATGTATTTAACGGTAGTATTTCTGAGTTTTTAAAGCAAGAAAAAGCAGTTTTCAGTGCTATTAGAGAGGTTTTAGACCAGCAATTTGACCGCTTGTCAAAGCTGGAAAAAGAGATTATGTACTGGCTGGCAATTGACCGTGAGCCAGTTTCACTCCAAGCCTTAAAAAAGGATATAGTATCTGCAGTCCAATCCTTAGAGTTACCAGAGGTTTTAGAGTCTCTGCGACGACGCTCGTTGATTGAGAGCCGTATGGGACTGTTTACCCAGCAACCCATGGTGATGGAGTACATGACCGACCAGTTGATCGAACAGGTTTGTGAAGAGATTACTACTGGGCAAATATCACTTTTCAGGAGCCATAGTCTGCTGAAGGCGCAGGCGAAAGACTACGTTCGAGACGCTCAAATCCGCCTCATCCTTAAACCAGTGATAGACCAGCTACTCACTAAGCTTGAAAGTAAAAGCAATGTGGAAGGACAGCTCCGGCTAATCTTATCAACTCTACAAGAGCGATCGCCTCTGCAACCAGGCTATACAAGTGGAAATATTCTCAATCTGCTTTGTCAATTACAGATTGATTTAAGTAGCTATGACTTTTCTAATCTGAATGTCTGGCAAGCTTACCTTCAAGGGGTAAATTTGCATCAGGCGAATTTTTCTCACTCAGATTTAACTAAGTCTGTCTTTAGTAAAACTTTTGGCAGTATTTTATCGGTAGCATTTAGCCTGGATGGAAAATGTTTGAGTGCAGTTGACACGACTGGTGAGACTCACTTGTGGCAAGTGGCGAATGTTAAACAACTTTTGAGCTGGAAAGGACAGACTGACTGGGTTCGAGCAGTCGCCTTCAGTCAAGATGGCCAAATCCTTGCCAGTGCCAGTTTTAGTTCCCATGATGTTAGTATATATGAGGTCACAACCGGTCAATGTCTGAGAACTTTCCAGGGGCACACTAGTCGAATTGGGTCAGTCACTTTCAGTCGCAATAGTCTAACCCTTGCCAGTGGGAGTGATGATGGAACACTCAAGCTCTGGTCGCTCAGTACTGGTGAATGTCTTAGAACTTTACAGGCACAGAGCAATGGGGTAACATCACTCACCTTTAGTCCAGATGGTCAAGCTCTGGTCAGTGGTAGTAATGACGGAACACTCAAGCTCTGGTCGCTCAGTACTGGTGAATGTCTTAGAACTTTACAGAAACATGCTAGTGGAGTCCACTCACTCGCCTTTAGCCCAAATGGGCAAGTCCTAGCGAGTGGCAGTAATGATGGGACGCTCAAGCTCTGGTCATTCACCACGGGTGAATGCTACAAAACCATACAGGAGCACACAGGTGGAGTTCAATCAATCGCCTTTAGTCCAAATAGTCAGCTTTTAGCGAGTGGTAGTAATGACGGAACGCTCAAGCTCTGGTCGCTCACCACAGGTGAATGCTACAAAACTATACAGGAGCACACAGGTGGAGTCCAATCAATCGCCTTTAGCCCAGATAGTCAGCTTTTAGCGAGTGGCAGTAATGACTCCTGTGTCAGGTTATGGCATGTTAGCACTGGTCAATGCCTCAGAACTTTAAGAGGATATAGAAATTGGGTCATGTCACTCACTTTTAGTCCAGATGCTCAAACACTGACTAGTGGCAGTAATGGCTCCTGTGTCAGGTTATGGGACACCACCACTGGTCAATGTCGCAAAATCTTGTATGGTCATACCAGTGAAGTGCACTCAGTGGATTTTAGCCCAGATGGTCAACTTCTGGCCAGTGGCAGTCATGACAGAACACTCAAACTGTGGTCAGTTACCACTGGTCAATGTCTGAAAACCTTACACGGGCACACTGGTCAGGTATGGTCAATCGCCTTTAGCCCAGATAGTCAGCTTTTAGCGAGTGGCAGTAATGACTCCTGTGTCAGGTTATGGCATGTTAGCACTGGAAAATGTTTAAAAAAAATGCAGGAGCATACTACTCAAGTCTGGACCGTTGCCTTCAGTCCGGATGGTCAGACCCTTGCTAGTGGTAGCGATGGCGGAATAGTAAAGCTATGGGATGTCACTACTGGGGAATGCTGCCAAACTTTACAGGGGCATACGAGTGGGGTACACTCGGTTACCTATAGTCCGGATCGTCAAACCCTTGCCAGTGGTAGCGGGGACGGCAGCGTGAAGCTCTGGAATGTTGCCACTGGGAAATGTTGTCAAACCTTGCAGGGACATTCCAGTTGCATCTGGTCAGTTGCTTTTAGTCCAAATGGTCAAATCCTTGCCAGTAGTAGCGATGATGGCAGCGTGAAGCTCTGGAATGTTGCCACTGGGAAATGCTGCCAAACCTTGCAGGGACACTCCAGTTGCGTCTGGTCAGTTGCTTTTAGTCCGGATGGTCAAACCCTTGCTAGTAGTAGCCAGGATGAGACAACTAAACTTTGGGATTTAAACACAGGTACATGCTTGAAAACAATGAGAATTGACAAGCCCTACGAAGGCATGAACATTACTGGCGTTAAAGGTTTAACTGATGCTCAAAAATCCAATTTAAAAGCTTTAGGCGCTGTTGACTATAGCCTTTCTACCTCCAGTATTTTAGACTCTGTCCAGCCTAGGGTTGATTTCACCCGTTCCATCGCATAG